One window of Bos javanicus breed banteng chromosome 1, ARS-OSU_banteng_1.0, whole genome shotgun sequence genomic DNA carries:
- the PP2D1 gene encoding protein phosphatase 2C-like domain-containing protein 1, with product MEANSAFRVFWKARQLYTRKPTADSEYEVPLTWKRKHFKRKKKRPSKEVSEKHSLVQDYNAMLTFPCSICKREVGLPGVFSHKKQHMALSTLGLQWTGGKKPGLSAIIGQRQSVITKLLSSFAFNEKTLQSINNAFELLWKRQIPAYYKIMQNICESSIHPQKIGHLLIKEAAVCKDRNSTWRVDMNNKFIVMNNFGSKPNVCFFGLFDGHHGDSAADLTSMELPVLLLHQLSRLDPSYQMTSEEQKVINSFNTVFSEDYRAIEESFSSKKKRTKGMKSVYENIHKAFAKAFWRMDRLLRLGRREASRVRWSGCSAVTCILESSVESPEARRSWGRISDLAALADRHLFPGMPQITTGVLHIANAGNVQAVLCRNGKGFCLTKEHSTRNLDERRRVLRQGAVISANAPHGLLQGQTTTTRGLGFHGNLKLKRFIIPAPQTVSVPIDDLCQFLILGTDGLWGVLDTKEVTALAMSAFQAHRETRGPAMGNQPSPPRGSLLCPISEQTTSKSETNIHIVFQRKSGERASTGSSEENLSVSKHSICDPESSGLSPPKKTTRDPCSEEGTGGLTSVDREPKDSRERQGGPGSQSFYEGAAAYVSHELVNAALAAGSRDSITVMVILLSGAEHQLLP from the exons ATGGAGGCGAACAGTGCTTTCAG AGTGTTTTGGAAAGCAAGGCAGTTGTACACGAGAAAACCAACAGCTGATTCAGAGTATGAAGTCCCACTGACatggaaaagaaagcattttaaaaggaagaagaagagaccATCAAAAGAAGTCTCTGAGAAACACTCTCTAGTGCAGGACTACAATGCGATGCTCACATTCCCCTGCTCCATTTGCAAGCGTGAGGTTGGCCTGCCTGGAGTTTTCTCCCACAAGAAGCAGCACATGGCTCTGAGCACGCTGGGCTTGCAGTGGACGGGAGGGAAGAAACCAGGGCTCTCAGCGATCATAGGCCAGAGACAGTCTGTCATTACTAAGCTGCTGTCATCTTTTGCGTTCAACGAGAAAACCTTGCAGAGCATTAATAATGCTTTTGAGCTACTGTGGAAGAGACAGATACCAGCATACTATAAGATTATGCAGAACATTTGCGAGAGCTCCATACATCCTCAAAAAATCGGTCACCTGTTAATTAAAGAAGCAGCTGTTTGCAAAGACAGGAATTCTACATGGAGAGTTGACATGAATAATAAATTCATTGTCATGAATAATTTTGGCAGTAAACCCAACgtgtgtttttttggtttgtttgatgGACATCACGGAGACTCAGCAGCCGACTTGACCTCAATGGAACTCCCAGTTTTACTACTCCATCAACTTTCCAGACTTGATCCTTCCTACCAGATGACTTCAGAAGAGCAAAAAGTAATCAATTCTTTCAACACAGTGTTTAGTGAAGACTACAGAGCTATAGAAGAGTCTTTCTCCtccaaaaagaaaaggacaaaaggaatgaaaagcGTGTATGAGAACATACACAAAGCCTTTGCCAAAGCGTTCTGGAGAATGGACAGGCTTTTACGTCTTGGAAGGAGGGAAGCGTCCAGGGTCCGATGGAGTGGCTGTTCCGCAGTCACTTGCATACTGGAAAGCAGTGTTGAGAGTCCTGAAGCCAGGAGGTCTTGGGGAAGAATCAGTGACCTTGCTGCTTTGGCAGATAGGCACCTTTTCCCGGGGATGCCCCAAATCACCACTGGGGTGCTACACATCGCAAATGCTG GTAATGTGCAAGCAGTCTTATGCAGAAATGGGAAAGGCTTCTGCTTAACCAAAGAGCACAGCACGCGGAACCTGGACGAGAGGAGGCGGGTGCTCCGGCAGGGTGCGGTCATCAGCGCCAACGCACCGCACGGCCTCCTCCAGGGGCAGACGACCACCACACGAGGGCTTGGCTTCCACGGGAATCTCAAGCTGAAAAGATTCATCATCCCAGCGCCTCAGACGGTTTCTGTGCCCATAGATGACTTGTGTCAGTTCCTTATCCTGGGCACCGACGGGCTCTGGGGAGTCCTGGACACGAAGGAGGTCACTGCGCTCGCCATGTCGGCTTTCcaagcacacagagaaacacgGGGTCCTGCCATGGGGAACCAACCGTCACCACCCAGAGGGTCTCTGCTTTGCCCCATCAGTGAACAAACCACATCCAAATCAGAGACTAACATCCACATAGTGTTCCAGCGCAAATCTGGAGAACGGGCGTCAACTGGAAGTTCAGAAGAAAACCTGTCAGTTTCAAAACATTCTATTTGTGACCCTGAAAGTTCAGGACTGTCTCCACCAAAAAAGACTACTCGTGATCCCTGCAGTGAGGAAGGAACCGGCGGACTGACCAGTGTGGACAGAGAGCCGAAAGACTCAAGAGAAAGACAGGGAGGGCCAGGCAGTCAGAGTTTCTACGAGGGCGCTGCCGCGTACGTCAGCCACGAGCTCGTCAACGCTGCTCTAGCGGCTGGCTCCAGAGACAGCATCACAGTCATGGTGATACTGCTCAGCGGAGCCGAGCATCAGCTGCTGCCATGA